The Brachyspira hyodysenteriae ATCC 27164 sequence GCAAGCAAGCAAGCAAGCAAGCAAGCAAGCAAGCAAGCAAGCAAGCATCTAATAAAAATTGTAAATTCAAACAAAAACCTATTTTCTCTTATAGGTGTACTAGTCTATTGCATAATATTATATTTAATAAAATTTTACTTCAAAATAACTACAATTTTCAATACAAAATTATTAATGATATAATCTAGGAGTATAAAATGTCATACCATTGCGAATGTGAACAGTGTAAAAATAAAGAGTTTAATCCTGAAGATTATATTATAAAAGAAGAAGATTTCAAAGTACTTGATAAAGAACGTCCTTTAGGTATATCTGGACATTTAAGAGTAAAAGATGAGGCTATGAGCATAGCTGAATGTATAGATTCCTGCATTGATGCCTTAGATGAACTTATAATCACATATAATAAATCAACTGATAATACGGAAGAAATTTTAAAAGAGTATAAAAATAAATATCCTGACAAAATAAGGATTTATTATTATGCTCCAAATTTAATAAAATATGATAAAGATGAATATATTACAAAATATTCTGAATTACATTATTTATATAATTATTATAATTTTGGTTATGTAAAAATAAAATATAGATATTATATGAAAATAGATGCTGATCAAGTATATTTTACAAAAAAATTACTAGATATAAGGGAAGCATTATTAATAGACATAAACGATAAAAGAAATATTGATACCAAAATATTATCTTTTCTAAAAATTGATAAAATAGCATGGTATATTCCAATAAAAAAACTAAGAAATACTTTCAGATCTTATTTCATAAAAAAAATCTTTAATAAAGACATAATTCCTGAAATGTTTGCATATGAATATCTATTTTCATTTAAAGAACTTATAATATATAATAGGATTAAAAGCGTAGATGATTTTAGTTTAGAACTTGGAGGATTTAATACTATTATAAATAATGATGAATTATTATTATATACAGACGATTTCATATTTAATGGATGTGTAGGAGACCATAATATATGGAAGCCTGATTCAAATTATAAATATCAATTGTATACTGCAAACGGTTTAGAAATAATTAATAAGTTAAGACCAACAGTTATAATTGGATTTTGTTGGATTCATTTTGGTTTTATAAAAAGAAGAATTACATTGAATAGTAAATTACATATAGATGTTTTAAACATAAAAAATACAACTTGGAAAGATATGAAAGATATTATATTATCTGTTAATAATAATAAATATAATTCAGAATTTGCTAAAAATACATATTTGATCTTTGGTGATAAATATTTCGATATTGATAAAAAATATGTTACAAAAGAATTTTATAATAGATATTTAAAAAAACCTCTTGAATATGCTATAAAAAATCAAGATAAGTTATGGTAATTATTTATACTTTATGATCCGCTCTATTATTACGCCTATTAATATAGTGAATATTCCAAGTATGATAAAAAATATCCAAGCATTCATTTCTAAATAAAAATATTCAAAATATCTTATATACATATTTAAAATAATGAAAAATATAGAATATCTTACTATTGAAGAAATTTTTAATTTATAGCCTATTATAAAAGTTATTATATCTGATACAAAAAACAAAATACTATATATTAATAATTCCATAGTCTTAGGTTTAAATATCATAACTTCATTTGAATTTCCCAATATAGACATTACAGCAAGTATTATATTCAAATATAATATACCAACCGTATAATATATGATTGAGAAATTATAATATCTCTCCCCTAATTTTTTATTTATATTAGTTATACCTATTAAAAACATTAATATGCTTGTTATAATAAATCTTATATAATTATTAATATTGAAAGTTATTTCCGGTATAATATCGAAACCTTCAAAACCATACCAAGTAATTAACCCTATAACAGCTATTGAAAGCACAGCATAATTTCTTTTTATATAAGCTATTATAAAAAATAATATTATACTTATAAGAGATAATAAAATAAAATTATCTTTATTATGAGTTATAATATATGATACAGTAAAAATAAATGCTGATAAAAATATTGAAGAAATGGCTATTATAGCAGAGGAAGTTTTAGGCAAATATATATCTTTTCTTTTAAAAATTTCGTCAATTATAAATCCCGATACAAAAAGCAAAGCAAATAAAAATGCTATAAAATAAAGAGAAAAAATATAGAAACTTATAAAGGCTATAAATCCAATTGATACCATTATAATACCTGTTATCATTATAGCTTTTATAATAGGCTGCCAATCTATATAATCATCTCTGTATCTTTTGGATAATGTTTCAAACTGCTCATCAGTTATGAGATTATCTTTATTCCATTTCTTTAATTCTTTGAGTAAAAATCTGTTTTTGCTTCCCATAATATTTAATAGTCTTTAAATATTTCGTTTTTTATAAATTTTATATTATCTAATGTATATCTAGTATAATCATTATCATTATGCTTCATAGTTCTTAAAGCTCTTATATATTTAATAAAATTCATAAAAGTATTCATTAAATTGGAAGGAACAATATTTTCAATATCAGATTTTATACTGTCATTGAAACTATCACTATTTTCTAATATTATTAAATTACAAAATTCATCTTTATGTTTGAAAAAATTATCCAAATCATTATTTTCTAAATATGAAATAAGTTCATTTAATTTATCAGCTATTAATTGTAAATCTTTGTTACTCATATATATAATTAAATATTATAATAAAATAATTGCAATAGCTAAAAACGAATATTTATAAAATAGAGTCATAAACGTAAGTAAATTTTACATTTATAGATAAATTTTATGTCTATATAAATCAACATGTAGAATAAGTATTATAAAATATATTAAAATCTATATTTTAGGTAAATTTTTTGTAAATTATATTGACAAATACCTGTTTTAGGCTATACTTATAATTGTAAAGATAATTTACATAGTTACTAACAACAATCAAATATTTATAAATTAAAGGAGATTTAACTATGACTAAAAAATTATTCGCTTTATTAATAACTTTAACTATAATTTCTACTTCAAACGCTTTTGCTGATTGGGTTGTTCCTGCTTCTTCACTTCCTCAAAAAGCTAAAAGTTTCATACAGCAAATTTATCCTGGTGTACAAATATGGAAAGTAGAAAGAGATGACGGAAAATTTGAAGTGAAATTATCAAACGGTTCTAAAATAGACTTTTTATACAATGGTGATTGGCATAGCATAGACGGCGAATATAATGCTGTACCTTTCAATGCTTTACCTGCTAATATAGCAAACACTATAAGAAATACTTATCCTCAGGCTGCTGTAATAGATGTAGAAAAAGAATGGGGCAATTACAAAGTAAAATTAAATAACTTTATGGAATTATTCATCTCTTCTAATGGACAGTTAATGGGACAGAAATTCGATGATTAATTACAAATATATTATTAATATTATTTCATGAAAAATACTAAATAAAAATAGGGGGCTATAAAAAGCCCTCTTTTTTATAGATATTAATAATAATATTATTTATTTTCAGGTCTTAAAGAAGCTTTTAAATTAGAGAAAAACTCCTCCTCATTCATAGCCATTTCTTCAGGCAAATTTGCACTCATCTCTTCCAAGAATACAGAAGGTGTACACTCAACTTTTTTTCCCATTTTAGTTCTGCTCCTGCAATATGTAAGAGTCAAATGCTTTTTAGCTCTAGTCATAGCAACATAGCAAAGTCTTCTTTCTTCCTCTAATCCATTTTCATCTAAACTCTTTTGATGAGGCATTATACCATCTTCCATACCACATATATAAACATAAGGGAACTCTAATCCCTTAGCAGCATGTATACTCATAAGCATTATTCCTTTCTTTTTATCCTCATCATCATTTTGTTCTTCTATACTCATTAATAAAATTCTATCTAAATAATTTTTTAAAGTAGCATTTTTATTTGATTTCTCATATTCAAGTATGCCGTTCATAAGAGATTCTACGTTTTCCATTTTTTTAGCACCCTGCTCTTTTGTATCGCTTGAGTTTAAAATCTCATTATGATAAGCAATAACATCTAAAAATTTATTAATGTTTTCATATAGTTTAGGACGCTCTAAGGCATTTTTATCAACAGTAAATAAATTATGATAATGATCTATAACTTCAAGAAAATCTTTTATACCTGCCTTAGCCTTAGGAGAAATATCATCCATACTCTCATAATTAAGCAATGTCTCATATAATGAAACTCCATTTTTTATACTAGCTTCATTGAGATTATTTATTGCAACAGCCCCGATTCCTCTTTTAGGTATATTTATAACCCTAAGCAAAGATACTTCGTCTTCAGGATTAACGAATAAATTAAGATAAGCAAGTATATCTTTAATCTCTTTTCTTTCATAAAATTGAAAAGCTCCTACTACAGTATAAGGCAAACCTCTAAGCCTGAAAGCCTCTTCAAAAAGTCTTGACTGTGCATTCATTCTAAAAAGCACAGCAAAATCTTCATAATTTAATCTTTTACTTATAGAATAATTTATTATAGAGTCTGCTACAAACTGAGCTTCTTCTCTTTCATCTTCGCAAGGCATTATAGTAGGAGGTATTCCTTCCTCGCCTTCTGCCACTACTTTTTTAT is a genomic window containing:
- a CDS encoding glycosyltransferase; the protein is MSYHCECEQCKNKEFNPEDYIIKEEDFKVLDKERPLGISGHLRVKDEAMSIAECIDSCIDALDELIITYNKSTDNTEEILKEYKNKYPDKIRIYYYAPNLIKYDKDEYITKYSELHYLYNYYNFGYVKIKYRYYMKIDADQVYFTKKLLDIREALLIDINDKRNIDTKILSFLKIDKIAWYIPIKKLRNTFRSYFIKKIFNKDIIPEMFAYEYLFSFKELIIYNRIKSVDDFSLELGGFNTIINNDELLLYTDDFIFNGCVGDHNIWKPDSNYKYQLYTANGLEIINKLRPTVIIGFCWIHFGFIKRRITLNSKLHIDVLNIKNTTWKDMKDIILSVNNNKYNSEFAKNTYLIFGDKYFDIDKKYVTKEFYNRYLKKPLEYAIKNQDKLW
- a CDS encoding DUF2157 domain-containing protein, yielding MGSKNRFLLKELKKWNKDNLITDEQFETLSKRYRDDYIDWQPIIKAIMITGIIMVSIGFIAFISFYIFSLYFIAFLFALLFVSGFIIDEIFKRKDIYLPKTSSAIIAISSIFLSAFIFTVSYIITHNKDNFILLSLISIILFFIIAYIKRNYAVLSIAVIGLITWYGFEGFDIIPEITFNINNYIRFIITSILMFLIGITNINKKLGERYYNFSIIYYTVGILYLNIILAVMSILGNSNEVMIFKPKTMELLIYSILFFVSDIITFIIGYKLKISSIVRYSIFFIILNMYIRYFEYFYLEMNAWIFFIILGIFTILIGVIIERIIKYK
- a CDS encoding ATP-dependent helicase; translation: MALMLNEEQRQAVEHIDGPLLALAGAGSGKTRVITERIAYLIKHGVLPSQILAVTFTNKAAAEMRERITKLLKEKPKQLVVSTFHSFCVRVLKGDIEKLGYKNNFSIYSSSDSRTLIRNILREIKINTLNYDENLFAWYIDRFKNNLMKPYEVEPHDDLEKIAKRVYEVYQSYLKGYNAVDFNDLINLTIDLYVEFPEVLNKYQERFRYIMVDEYQDTNFAQYKLTTLLASKYRNIAVVGDDDQSIYAFRGADVSNILSFENEYPDAKIVTLTKNYRSTKAILEAAHSVISNNTQRKDKKVVAEGEEGIPPTIMPCEDEREEAQFVADSIINYSISKRLNYEDFAVLFRMNAQSRLFEEAFRLRGLPYTVVGAFQFYERKEIKDILAYLNLFVNPEDEVSLLRVINIPKRGIGAVAINNLNEASIKNGVSLYETLLNYESMDDISPKAKAGIKDFLEVIDHYHNLFTVDKNALERPKLYENINKFLDVIAYHNEILNSSDTKEQGAKKMENVESLMNGILEYEKSNKNATLKNYLDRILLMSIEEQNDDEDKKKGIMLMSIHAAKGLEFPYVYICGMEDGIMPHQKSLDENGLEEERRLCYVAMTRAKKHLTLTYCRSRTKMGKKVECTPSVFLEEMSANLPEEMAMNEEEFFSNLKASLRPENK
- a CDS encoding PepSY-like domain-containing protein, with the protein product MTKKLFALLITLTIISTSNAFADWVVPASSLPQKAKSFIQQIYPGVQIWKVERDDGKFEVKLSNGSKIDFLYNGDWHSIDGEYNAVPFNALPANIANTIRNTYPQAAVIDVEKEWGNYKVKLNNFMELFISSNGQLMGQKFDD